A genomic segment from Lignipirellula cremea encodes:
- a CDS encoding IS4 family transposase: MSGITIRPAQCTFNFGDCVTAFLTQPGLPFASILAAERIRRVFALHGGLFGRIYSTAIVLWAFLGQVLRDGKEASCQSAVSRISSHCLLTRGVGVDPDTRDYCRARAKLPEGALRQLAGEIASNSEQEIDAKFLFKNRHAKLIDGSTFTMADTRANQEAYPQHASQQPGIGFPIARFVVVVSLATACVIDAAIARFQGKETGETALLRQLLHCFAAGDVAVADRFYGNYWVVAFLTLQGVDVCFRKHQKRHTDFRRGRRIGYKDHLITWSRPDRPEWMSKELYAQMPETIRLREIQYVVERAGRKQSPFVVITTLFQEQGEQEFTYDEIADFYGFRWQAELDLRSIKTHMNLRHLRCKTPAMVHRQFWTTLIAYNAIRLTACCSATLSGVPPRRISFARTCEYVLAGWDLLSGVASIPAHALLQYSEERLMQIARCLVGNRPGRYEPRVLKKRQTNYGLMVQPRAVLKERLAHGDNSFETK; the protein is encoded by the coding sequence ATGTCTGGTATAACCATTCGGCCGGCACAATGCACTTTTAATTTTGGCGATTGTGTTACCGCCTTTCTCACCCAGCCGGGCTTGCCGTTCGCTTCGATTCTTGCCGCGGAACGTATTCGCCGCGTGTTTGCTCTGCACGGCGGGTTGTTCGGACGAATCTACTCCACCGCAATCGTGCTCTGGGCGTTTCTGGGCCAGGTCTTGCGCGACGGCAAAGAAGCCAGCTGCCAGTCCGCCGTATCGCGAATCAGCAGCCACTGTCTGCTCACCCGTGGAGTCGGCGTCGATCCGGACACGCGCGACTATTGCCGCGCCCGGGCCAAACTGCCCGAAGGGGCGCTGCGGCAACTGGCGGGTGAAATTGCCAGCAACAGCGAGCAGGAAATCGACGCCAAATTCTTGTTCAAGAATCGCCACGCGAAACTGATCGACGGCTCGACGTTCACGATGGCCGACACGCGAGCGAACCAGGAAGCGTATCCCCAGCACGCGTCGCAACAGCCGGGCATCGGCTTCCCGATCGCCCGCTTTGTGGTGGTCGTGTCGCTGGCGACCGCGTGCGTGATCGACGCCGCCATCGCCAGGTTTCAAGGGAAAGAAACAGGCGAAACGGCCTTGCTGCGGCAGTTGCTGCACTGCTTCGCCGCGGGCGACGTCGCCGTGGCCGACCGGTTCTATGGCAACTACTGGGTGGTCGCCTTCTTGACGTTGCAAGGCGTCGACGTCTGCTTTCGCAAACATCAAAAACGTCATACGGATTTCCGACGCGGACGACGGATAGGATACAAAGATCATCTCATTACCTGGAGCCGCCCCGATCGGCCCGAATGGATGAGCAAGGAACTCTACGCGCAGATGCCAGAAACAATCCGGTTGCGAGAAATTCAGTATGTCGTTGAGAGAGCCGGCAGAAAGCAGTCGCCCTTTGTGGTGATCACGACGTTGTTCCAGGAGCAGGGCGAGCAGGAATTCACCTATGACGAGATCGCCGATTTCTACGGATTCCGCTGGCAAGCGGAGCTGGATCTGCGATCGATCAAAACGCACATGAACCTGCGTCACCTGCGTTGCAAAACGCCGGCGATGGTGCATCGGCAGTTCTGGACGACGCTGATCGCTTACAACGCGATCCGGCTGACGGCCTGCTGTAGTGCGACGCTGTCTGGCGTACCTCCGCGCCGGATCAGCTTCGCCAGGACGTGTGAGTATGTACTGGCCGGCTGGGATCTGCTGTCCGGCGTCGCCTCGATTCCGGCGCACGCCCTACTGCAGTACAGCGAGGAACGGCTCATGCAAATTGCCCGCTGCCTGGTCGGCAACCGTCCCGGCCGATACGAACCCCGCGTGCTGAAAAAGCGACAAACCAACTATGGCCTCATGGTCCAGCCAAGAGCCGTCCTGAAAGAAAGACTCGCCCATGGCGATAACTCGTTTGAGACGAAGTGA
- a CDS encoding Rossmann-fold NAD(P)-binding domain-containing protein → MIDRIEIHERHGMWIGLVNGDIAGCARTRDAVVDILGALLRNELDDGTHDGIEAVGLTIDELAPKRSSPSTVPLPSLIDFAEAKLRVADQWLPISERRVKTQVEIVDDLCVAYEWGWEIHWRPINPDDGDPRFVNEYHFPYLADRVTGTVWLSGGTRGIRRGIIELLQKRPDELRGPYPPGKQGWLTVVDEFEKAGAFEPQNK, encoded by the coding sequence TTGATAGACCGCATTGAAATTCACGAACGGCACGGGATGTGGATAGGATTGGTCAACGGCGACATTGCCGGCTGCGCGCGAACTCGCGATGCAGTCGTAGATATACTTGGTGCATTACTGCGCAACGAACTTGACGATGGCACGCATGATGGTATTGAAGCGGTCGGACTCACCATTGACGAATTGGCGCCCAAACGAAGTTCCCCGTCGACAGTTCCCCTACCTTCGTTGATAGACTTTGCAGAAGCGAAATTGCGAGTTGCTGATCAATGGCTTCCGATCAGTGAGCGTCGGGTTAAGACACAAGTCGAAATCGTTGACGATTTGTGCGTTGCATACGAATGGGGCTGGGAGATTCATTGGCGCCCAATCAATCCTGATGATGGTGATCCCCGCTTCGTAAACGAGTATCATTTTCCCTATCTCGCAGACCGTGTTACAGGGACCGTCTGGTTGTCAGGTGGGACAAGAGGCATTCGGCGTGGCATAATCGAATTGCTCCAGAAACGTCCCGATGAATTGCGCGGACCCTATCCACCTGGTAAGCAGGGATGGCTCACTGTGGTTGATGAATTCGAGAAGGCTGGGGCGTTCGAGCCCCAAAATAAGTAG
- a CDS encoding tyrosine-type recombinase/integrase has protein sequence MPLHRVKAIHQPDVADGYSRVELPHDLARKYPNANEEWCWQFVFPQIRRWRNSKTGEQGRHHIDESLFSRSLKAAVRKAGLTKRVTSHAFRHSFATHLLADGYDIRTVQELLGHQDVRTTMIYTHVLNRGGRGVRSPADGLAHHPDER, from the coding sequence GTGCCTCTCCACCGGGTGAAAGCAATTCACCAGCCGGATGTGGCCGATGGATACAGTCGCGTCGAATTGCCCCATGACCTGGCCCGCAAATATCCGAACGCCAACGAGGAGTGGTGCTGGCAGTTCGTGTTCCCGCAAATACGCCGCTGGCGAAACTCCAAGACCGGCGAGCAGGGCCGTCATCACATCGACGAATCGCTGTTTTCGCGGTCGCTGAAGGCTGCGGTGCGCAAGGCAGGCCTCACAAAGCGAGTCACGAGCCATGCGTTCCGGCACTCGTTTGCCACCCACCTGCTGGCCGATGGCTACGACATCCGAACCGTGCAGGAACTCCTCGGCCACCAGGATGTTCGGACTACCATGATTTACACCCATGTGCTCAACCGAGGCGGTCGCGGCGTTCGCAGCCCCGCAGACGGACTGGCTCACCATCCCGATGAGCGATAG
- the trxA gene encoding thioredoxin: MLLHKFNWKKEVIQATEPVLVDFWAAWCGPCRAMNPALESLAKDFKVCKVNTETNQDLAAHYKISSIPALLIFKDGKIVSRHAGVTPEATLRAELERLR; the protein is encoded by the coding sequence ATGCTTTTGCACAAATTCAACTGGAAGAAAGAAGTGATTCAAGCGACCGAGCCGGTGCTGGTCGATTTCTGGGCGGCCTGGTGCGGCCCCTGCCGGGCGATGAACCCCGCCCTCGAATCCCTGGCGAAAGACTTCAAGGTCTGCAAGGTGAATACCGAGACCAACCAGGATCTGGCTGCGCACTACAAAATCTCCTCGATCCCCGCGCTGCTGATCTTCAAGGACGGCAAGATCGTCTCCCGGCACGCCGGCGTCACGCCCGAAGCGACGTTGCGCGCCGAGCTGGAACGTTTGCGTTAG